The following proteins are co-located in the Pomacea canaliculata isolate SZHN2017 linkage group LG10, ASM307304v1, whole genome shotgun sequence genome:
- the LOC112574487 gene encoding solute carrier family 2, facilitated glucose transporter member 1-like isoform X3: MAVTVEASIGDEKQVSQEGNKKSGRTTWPLIATVTCTLFGMSATGICKSALNSPQNFIKSFMNETAISRGHDPLTHEQVTSLYALLSAILALGSCVGSLLTQKVADSIGRKLVLLVIGVLGVVSALLMGLSVEARSPEMLFVGRAISGITIGFSTSLPPFFMAEVLPRHLVGPVLMASQMCSMMGSLAIAILSFDEIFATPELWPTIVGVHGVVCFLMLVLLPWVVQSPSFLLLAKNNEKAALTALQKLRGTSYVHEEISELKELALSKSKKSKLTVIQLLRDRSQARACVVSIGSFICWFFTGVVTVVFYSVILLQSAGLSLRVSRYMSSATIVLGIAVVVVLIFFIPRLKRRHMMLGGLAGMFLSELVLTLALVFRNQADWLKYVGIVCVPLIGMFHALGPAPLPWILLPELFDTEARGAASSVGVTTFYLSFFVVGYAFPPMQEAIGPYCILPFMGMSAFFFVFFFFFNLKLLDA, translated from the exons ATGGCTGTCACTGTCGAGGCATCTATA GGGGATGAAAAGCAGGTCAGCCAGGAGGGAAACAAAAAGTCCGGCAGAACGACCTGGCCACTGATAGCCACAGTCACGTGCACACTGTTTGGAATGTCGGCCACTGGAATATGCAAATCAGCTCTCAACTCTCCTCAGAAT TTTATAAAAAGCTTCATGAACGAGACAGCCATCTCACGGGGTCACGACCCCCTGACACACGAGCAGGTCACCTCACTCTACGCCTTGCTGTCCGCCATTCTGGCGCTAGGGTCATGCGTGGGGTCACTGCTGACACAAAAGGTTGCGGATTCCATTGGAAG AAAGTTGGTGCTGCTGGTTATTGGTGTCTTGGGAGTGGTGTCCGCTCTACTGATGGGGTTGTCAGTGGAGGCCAGGAGCCCGGAGATGTTGTTTGTGGGGAGAGCGATAAGTGGAATAACTATTG GTTTTTCAACAAGCTTGCCGCCATTTTTCATGGCGGAGGTACTGCCACGCCACCTGGTTGGTCCGGTGCTGATGGCCAGCCAGATGTGCAGCATGATGGGTTCATTGGCCATCGCTATCCTCAGCTTCGATGAGATCTTTGCGACGCCTGAACTCTGGCCCACCATAGTTG gTGTCCACGGTGTGGTGTGCTTTCTAATGCTCGTCCTCTTACCTTGGGTGGTGCAAAGTCCGTCCTTTCTACTCCTCGCTAAGAATAACGAGAAGGCTGCTTTGACAG CTCTGCAAAAACTACGGGGAACAAGTTATGTTCACGAAGAAATCTCGGAACTGAAGGAGCTTGCCTTATCCAAAAGTAAAAAGTCAAAG TTGACAGTCATACAGCTTCTAAGAGACCGATCACAAGCACGAGCCTGCGTTGTCAGCATCGGATCTTTCATCTGCTGGTTCTTCACGGGCGTCGTCACA GTCGTGTTCTACTCAGTGATTCTGCTGCAATCTGCGGGGCTGAGTTTACGCGTATCAAGATACATGTCATCGGCAACAATCGTCCTGGGAATCGCTGTGGTTGTCGTCCTCATCTTCTTTATCCCGCGACTGAAGAGACGTCACATGATGCTAGGTGGCCTGGCGGGCATGTTTCTGTCCGAGCTCGTCCTAACCTTGGCCCTTGTTTTCAGG AACCAAGCAGACTGGCTCAAGTATGTCGGCATCGTGTGCGTCCCTCTCATCGGCATGTTCCACGCCCTGGGCCCAG CTCCCCTCCCCTGGATCCTCCTGCCAGAGCTGTTCGATACCGAGGCCCGCGGGGCAGCGTCTTCTGTTGGTGTCACGACCTTTTATTTGTCCTTCTTCGTTGTTGGCTACGCTTTTCCACCCATGCAG GAGGCAATAGGGCCTTACTGTATTCTTCCTTTCATGGGGATGTCGGCGTTTTTCTtcgtgtttttcttcttcttcaaccTGAAACTGCTGGACGCTTAG
- the LOC112574487 gene encoding solute carrier family 2, facilitated glucose transporter member 1-like isoform X1, which yields MNGTTEKSELEPVEKHLLGKTFDSHHDDKTWPAESTHPLVSKGDEKQVSQEGNKKSGRTTWPLIATVTCTLFGMSATGICKSALNSPQNFIKSFMNETAISRGHDPLTHEQVTSLYALLSAILALGSCVGSLLTQKVADSIGRKLVLLVIGVLGVVSALLMGLSVEARSPEMLFVGRAISGITIGFSTSLPPFFMAEVLPRHLVGPVLMASQMCSMMGSLAIAILSFDEIFATPELWPTIVGVHGVVCFLMLVLLPWVVQSPSFLLLAKNNEKAALTALQKLRGTSYVHEEISELKELALSKSKKSKLTVIQLLRDRSQARACVVSIGSFICWFFTGVVTVVFYSVILLQSAGLSLRVSRYMSSATIVLGIAVVVVLIFFIPRLKRRHMMLGGLAGMFLSELVLTLALVFRNQADWLKYVGIVCVPLIGMFHALGPAPLPWILLPELFDTEARGAASSVGVTTFYLSFFVVGYAFPPMQEAIGPYCILPFMGMSAFFFVFFFFFNLKLLDA from the exons ATGAATGGCACTACAGAAAAAAGCGAG CTTGAACCTGTCGAAAAACATTTGCTCGGCAAGACCTTTGACAGTCACCATGACGACAAGACTTGGCCTGCCGAGAGCACTCATCCTCTGGTCTCCAAG GGGGATGAAAAGCAGGTCAGCCAGGAGGGAAACAAAAAGTCCGGCAGAACGACCTGGCCACTGATAGCCACAGTCACGTGCACACTGTTTGGAATGTCGGCCACTGGAATATGCAAATCAGCTCTCAACTCTCCTCAGAAT TTTATAAAAAGCTTCATGAACGAGACAGCCATCTCACGGGGTCACGACCCCCTGACACACGAGCAGGTCACCTCACTCTACGCCTTGCTGTCCGCCATTCTGGCGCTAGGGTCATGCGTGGGGTCACTGCTGACACAAAAGGTTGCGGATTCCATTGGAAG AAAGTTGGTGCTGCTGGTTATTGGTGTCTTGGGAGTGGTGTCCGCTCTACTGATGGGGTTGTCAGTGGAGGCCAGGAGCCCGGAGATGTTGTTTGTGGGGAGAGCGATAAGTGGAATAACTATTG GTTTTTCAACAAGCTTGCCGCCATTTTTCATGGCGGAGGTACTGCCACGCCACCTGGTTGGTCCGGTGCTGATGGCCAGCCAGATGTGCAGCATGATGGGTTCATTGGCCATCGCTATCCTCAGCTTCGATGAGATCTTTGCGACGCCTGAACTCTGGCCCACCATAGTTG gTGTCCACGGTGTGGTGTGCTTTCTAATGCTCGTCCTCTTACCTTGGGTGGTGCAAAGTCCGTCCTTTCTACTCCTCGCTAAGAATAACGAGAAGGCTGCTTTGACAG CTCTGCAAAAACTACGGGGAACAAGTTATGTTCACGAAGAAATCTCGGAACTGAAGGAGCTTGCCTTATCCAAAAGTAAAAAGTCAAAG TTGACAGTCATACAGCTTCTAAGAGACCGATCACAAGCACGAGCCTGCGTTGTCAGCATCGGATCTTTCATCTGCTGGTTCTTCACGGGCGTCGTCACA GTCGTGTTCTACTCAGTGATTCTGCTGCAATCTGCGGGGCTGAGTTTACGCGTATCAAGATACATGTCATCGGCAACAATCGTCCTGGGAATCGCTGTGGTTGTCGTCCTCATCTTCTTTATCCCGCGACTGAAGAGACGTCACATGATGCTAGGTGGCCTGGCGGGCATGTTTCTGTCCGAGCTCGTCCTAACCTTGGCCCTTGTTTTCAGG AACCAAGCAGACTGGCTCAAGTATGTCGGCATCGTGTGCGTCCCTCTCATCGGCATGTTCCACGCCCTGGGCCCAG CTCCCCTCCCCTGGATCCTCCTGCCAGAGCTGTTCGATACCGAGGCCCGCGGGGCAGCGTCTTCTGTTGGTGTCACGACCTTTTATTTGTCCTTCTTCGTTGTTGGCTACGCTTTTCCACCCATGCAG GAGGCAATAGGGCCTTACTGTATTCTTCCTTTCATGGGGATGTCGGCGTTTTTCTtcgtgtttttcttcttcttcaaccTGAAACTGCTGGACGCTTAG
- the LOC112574487 gene encoding solute carrier family 2, facilitated glucose transporter member 1-like isoform X2: MNGTTEKSEGDEKQVSQEGNKKSGRTTWPLIATVTCTLFGMSATGICKSALNSPQNFIKSFMNETAISRGHDPLTHEQVTSLYALLSAILALGSCVGSLLTQKVADSIGRKLVLLVIGVLGVVSALLMGLSVEARSPEMLFVGRAISGITIGFSTSLPPFFMAEVLPRHLVGPVLMASQMCSMMGSLAIAILSFDEIFATPELWPTIVGVHGVVCFLMLVLLPWVVQSPSFLLLAKNNEKAALTALQKLRGTSYVHEEISELKELALSKSKKSKLTVIQLLRDRSQARACVVSIGSFICWFFTGVVTVVFYSVILLQSAGLSLRVSRYMSSATIVLGIAVVVVLIFFIPRLKRRHMMLGGLAGMFLSELVLTLALVFRNQADWLKYVGIVCVPLIGMFHALGPAPLPWILLPELFDTEARGAASSVGVTTFYLSFFVVGYAFPPMQEAIGPYCILPFMGMSAFFFVFFFFFNLKLLDA, encoded by the exons ATGAATGGCACTACAGAAAAAAGCGAG GGGGATGAAAAGCAGGTCAGCCAGGAGGGAAACAAAAAGTCCGGCAGAACGACCTGGCCACTGATAGCCACAGTCACGTGCACACTGTTTGGAATGTCGGCCACTGGAATATGCAAATCAGCTCTCAACTCTCCTCAGAAT TTTATAAAAAGCTTCATGAACGAGACAGCCATCTCACGGGGTCACGACCCCCTGACACACGAGCAGGTCACCTCACTCTACGCCTTGCTGTCCGCCATTCTGGCGCTAGGGTCATGCGTGGGGTCACTGCTGACACAAAAGGTTGCGGATTCCATTGGAAG AAAGTTGGTGCTGCTGGTTATTGGTGTCTTGGGAGTGGTGTCCGCTCTACTGATGGGGTTGTCAGTGGAGGCCAGGAGCCCGGAGATGTTGTTTGTGGGGAGAGCGATAAGTGGAATAACTATTG GTTTTTCAACAAGCTTGCCGCCATTTTTCATGGCGGAGGTACTGCCACGCCACCTGGTTGGTCCGGTGCTGATGGCCAGCCAGATGTGCAGCATGATGGGTTCATTGGCCATCGCTATCCTCAGCTTCGATGAGATCTTTGCGACGCCTGAACTCTGGCCCACCATAGTTG gTGTCCACGGTGTGGTGTGCTTTCTAATGCTCGTCCTCTTACCTTGGGTGGTGCAAAGTCCGTCCTTTCTACTCCTCGCTAAGAATAACGAGAAGGCTGCTTTGACAG CTCTGCAAAAACTACGGGGAACAAGTTATGTTCACGAAGAAATCTCGGAACTGAAGGAGCTTGCCTTATCCAAAAGTAAAAAGTCAAAG TTGACAGTCATACAGCTTCTAAGAGACCGATCACAAGCACGAGCCTGCGTTGTCAGCATCGGATCTTTCATCTGCTGGTTCTTCACGGGCGTCGTCACA GTCGTGTTCTACTCAGTGATTCTGCTGCAATCTGCGGGGCTGAGTTTACGCGTATCAAGATACATGTCATCGGCAACAATCGTCCTGGGAATCGCTGTGGTTGTCGTCCTCATCTTCTTTATCCCGCGACTGAAGAGACGTCACATGATGCTAGGTGGCCTGGCGGGCATGTTTCTGTCCGAGCTCGTCCTAACCTTGGCCCTTGTTTTCAGG AACCAAGCAGACTGGCTCAAGTATGTCGGCATCGTGTGCGTCCCTCTCATCGGCATGTTCCACGCCCTGGGCCCAG CTCCCCTCCCCTGGATCCTCCTGCCAGAGCTGTTCGATACCGAGGCCCGCGGGGCAGCGTCTTCTGTTGGTGTCACGACCTTTTATTTGTCCTTCTTCGTTGTTGGCTACGCTTTTCCACCCATGCAG GAGGCAATAGGGCCTTACTGTATTCTTCCTTTCATGGGGATGTCGGCGTTTTTCTtcgtgtttttcttcttcttcaaccTGAAACTGCTGGACGCTTAG